TTTGTTCCCGAAAAAGCGGCTAAACGCGTGAAAAATACGATAAGGGACGCGCAGCAGAACGCGGGTGAGCCGATGATAACGGGGTTTGACCCGTCTTCGCTCGCCGCCGACCTTGCAAGTCTGGGCTTTTATCTCCAAGAGAATTTAAGCCCAACCGACATCGAAGAACGCTATTTCAAGGGACGCACGGACGACTACCACGCGTGCGAGCATTTACACTTTGCCAAGGTAGTAGTCGAATAGCATATACTAGTTAATCAAACAAACAAATAAAAGGAAAGAAGAGATACTATATGGAAGAGAAAGAGCCAGCTTTACCGCAACGTTAATGGCTTACTATCGTGCGTACCATGTTATGCATGAAACCCCAAAGATATTTGATGACTTTTTGGCCCATCGTTTGGTTATGGAAGAGGAGTGGGCAAGTATCGAATATCAGATAGCGGAAAGCCTCAAGTTATTCGACTCTGCACGCGCCGCTTCATGTCCTGACCGGGCGACGGCCCTGAGGTGGATGATGCGGGAGGCATTGGCGGCTCCCTCCCTCATTCTCGCCCGCTCACGGTATGCCGAAGACAGCCTTGAGTACCACAAGAACCAGCCCTTTAACGACAACCATTTGCGTCCCTGCCCTCTTCTAGACAATCCGGGCAGGCTAACGGCGATGGTGGAGGCATCCGGTGCAACCTCGACGGAGTTCGTCAAACAGGAGGACGTACACAGCTTGAGCGGTAAGTGTGTGGTACGGCTGAAAAATGGGCTGTGACTGCGGAAAGGCTGTGGGGTGAATCACACAACTGCGCCGGTTGCGCACAATGCGATGATGATGCTCAAAAGGATGCTGGTTGAAATAAACCGGCGCTTTCCTCCAACCTCGGACACTCATTCTGGCTTGTGCTTGCCGCAAAAGCGGCTGCCGTGGTGCAGGAGCTTACCTAGTTTATGCCTTAGGGATTATATTTTCTATCTCGCCAAAAGGTTTGAAGTCAAGCATTTTTTCCTGACCCGGACGGTATACGTTGACTACATCATGGATTGCAGGCAGGATTATGGTTGGCTGGTACGGTAGACTTAAAGGTGATTTCCCATTTTCTCCATAAAAACCTATTGACTATCACCTTGGGTGTTAGCTTATGATTGGTTCGAGGTGATAAGATGTTAATTAACGAGGTAAGCAAAGCAACCAATTTAACCAAAAAAGCGATTGAATACTATACAAATCAAGGATTGGTTTTCCCTGAAATTTTGGAAAACGGATACAAATATTTCAGTGAAAAGGATGTGGAGCTTTTAAAGAAAATTTCTGTCTTTCGTAAAATCGGAATTGGTATAGATGATATTAAAGCTATACTTGCGGATGAAAAAGGAAATGTTTTACAAAAAATATCTGTACAAAAAGAATTGAGAGTGCAAAGGGAAAAAGCCAAACAAGCAATCCTTGACCAACTTAGTATCGGTAAGAGTTTTGCAGAAATAGAAACAGCTTTGAATGCCATTGAACAGAACGAAACGGTTACGGATAAGCTGTTAGAGGCGTTTCCCGGATATTACGGTCGCTTTATTTGTTTGCACTTTGCGCAATTTTTGAATGGGCCGATTTCGACACCCCAACAACAAGCTGCTTATAAAGAAATCACAGAGTTTCTGGATGAGGCCCCTGCACTGACCTTTCCAAAAGAGTTGCAGGATTTTCTGGTTGAAAGCACTCAGCACATCAGCGCAGAGAATATTCGGGAGATGAATGAACAAACAAAGAGGTCTATTGAAAATCTTGAACAGTTTTTATCGGAAAACAAGGAAATGCTGACATGGTATCTTGAATATAAAAAGTCTGATGAGTATAAAAATTCTCCTGCTTTCAAAATTCAAGAGATGCTTAAAGAGTTTAATAATACAAGTGGATACTATGATGTTTTTATCCCTGCAATGAAGAAGTTAAGTGATTCTTATGGAAAGTATTGTCAACAACTTGAAATTGCTAATGAAAAATTATTATCAGAGTATCCTGAGATTACAAAATTGAATAACTAAGGCTAATCTGATTATCCGGAAGCTGAAGAACCCTTTATAAACTGAAAGGCAGGGTGATTTTGAGATTCGCCCTGCCTTCCATACTACCCGTACAGTTACTTTTTGATGGGAAAATAAATTTCGGTTACATATTCACCGGACGAAATGTTGTCATTATAGCCTTTGATGTACAACTCAAAGGGTGGCCCGGAAACGGTATATCCCTCCTTTTCAATCCATTCTATCAGGGCCGTATAGCACGAAGTAAAATCATCATACGGCCCGATATGGGTTGCAAAGCAGCAAAGCCCCGGAGCAAGTGTCCGCACATGCTCACCGCTGCCGCCCGATAGCTCCACTCCGACTTCAATATCTGTGCAGTCGCGATTGAATTCCTCATCATGGTAGATGGACAGGAACGGCCCGGCAGGTTTTAGCCGGCTCTTTTCCAACCCGGCGCATAAGGTGCCGAAGGCTTCAGCAAGATCTCGAATACTCATTTTCCGTCTGAGGGAATAGATGGTTTTGGGTTGCATCTCTACGGTTTTAACCAAATAATTCGCTTGCATAATATTCTCACGCCTTTCTATTTTCTCAATGTCCTGCTCTATTTGCAGCAGGATGTGCTGCTGGTCGTTAATCTGTCGCAAGAACTCCTCTTTTTTAGCTTGCAGGAGTTTAGCCAAATGGCCGTTATCCCTTCTGGCAAGAACAGCGGAAATCTCAGGCAAAGAAAACCGATATCGCTTCAGCCTCGAAATCAGCAGCATGTCCCGAAGCTGAGAAACCTCGTAATAGCGGTAGCCGGAGTCCTTGCTGACAAATCCGGGCTTGAGCAGCCCAATCTGATCGTAATAGCGGAGCGTCTTGGCAGATACTCTGCTGATTCTGGAGAATTGTCCGATTGTGAGCATATAAATCACCACCCGATGGCATTTGAACATGTTCTGATTGGAGTATACGGCTTCCAGTTAGGGCAAAGTCAAGCGGTCTTTCTTTTTTTATAAAATTATTTATAAAATTATATAGATGCAACGAAAAGGATCGAAACAGGAATACCGTGAATGATCTTTTTTTGCCTCCTATGAAACCAGAAGCGGCTGATATAAGCGTGACAGAAGGAATAGCTCGTATTATAATGGCTACATATAGTTATACTGCAAATGGTTGAAACCGGAGACATGGGGCATGCAGATAAAAATAAGCCAAAAGCATAATTGGATATGCCTGTTCTTATGCGGCCTGTTGTTAATAGGCTATATCAGCATGGCAAGCCCCCACAATATTTTCTCTGTAGATGCGTATGCACTCGACCGTTCTTCCATCAGTGGCGGACCACCACACTCGTCCATGGACGGCGGTATAAATCTCTGGTATATCGATTATTCAGCCATTACCAACACCCGGGCCGGCTTTTTCTTATCCTCCGTTAAACCGTTTCTATGGCTGCATACTAAAAACATTTTTTATCTATTAACCTCACTCATCACCGCTCAAATCATCTCTTTCCTCTATTCTTCCCGGCTGGCGGGCAGACTCGGTGCACAGTTCCGTTCTATCGGAATAACCATCTTCCTCCATAAAAAAGACGGAATGAAATGACCGGAAGCTTTGTGGCGGGACCATGAAACGTCCCGTAAGGGCGAAGTGCGCTTAAAATGCGCCTATTCGTGACATTTCATCCGTCCAGGCCGCGTCATGGTCAGAGGACCGGTGCGTGCATGACGGGCATAATTGGAGGAAAAATTATGAATTCTAAACGCGTGTTTTTTATCACCGTTTTATTAACGGCTGCTTTGTTCTGCCTTTCTATATTTGGCCTCAAGATCGGAAATTTTTGGATTAAAGGCGCAGACCAGATGCGCTACGGCATAGATATCCGCGGCGGCGTGGAGGCCACCTATGAGCCCAAGGACCTGGGGCGGGCGCCAACGGAAAACGAGCTGGAAGCGATACGGACGATCATCGAAACGCGTATGGACGCCAAAAATATTACGGACCGGGATGTTACTGTAGACAAGGGCAATGGTAAAGTGATCGTCCGCTTTCCCTGGAAATCCGATGAAACCAATTTCGACCCCCAGAAGGCCGTATCCGAGCTGGGGGAGACCGCCAAATTAACCTTCAGGGATCCGGACGGCAATGTTATCATGGAAGGTACCGACGTGACCAAAAGCTCGGCCCAATTAAGCCAGTCTGATTCCCAACCCGCTGTCGCACTTACTTTGTCCGCCCGGGGTGCGGACAAGTTTGCCCAGGCTACCGGCCGGCTGATCGGGCAAAATATCGATATTTATATGGATGAAGCCTTAATTTCTACGGCCATTGTGCAAACCCAGATTACGGGCGGCAACGCGGAAATCACTCACCTGGAAAGCCTGCAAGCGGCGACATTACTTGCCAATCGCATCAATTCTGGATCTTTGCCCTATTCCCTGATAGTGAAAAACTGCAACATTATCAGTCCAACCCTGGGCAGCAACGCTCTGGCGGTCATGGTTATGGCGGGCAAGGTTGCCTTTGCGCTGGTTTGCCTGTTTATGCTTATTTATTATCGTCTGCCCGGCCTGGTGGCCTGCATCGCTTTGACCTTACAGGTTACCGGTCAGCTGCTGGCACTGTCCGTTCCCCAGTTTACCCTGACTCTGCCCGGTATTGCCGGTTTGATCTTATCCATTGGTATGGGCGTAGATGCCAATATCATAATATCCGAGCGAATCAAAGAAGAACTGAATGGGGGCAAAACTGTGCTGAGAGCCATTGAAACCGGCTTTAAACGAGCTTTTTCAGCAGTTTTTGACGGCAATGTTACCGTGGTCATCGTAGCCATCATCTTGATCATTTTCGGCTCCGGTTCCATGCTCTCATTCGGGTATACGCTTTTGTGCGGAGTTATTATGAATTTTGTGGCCGGTGTCACGGCGTCGCGCCTCATGATACGCTCGCTCAGCAATTTTAAGGCCTTACGCCAACCGCAATACTTTGGAGCTAAGGGGGTGGTGCAATGATTCGGTTCTATAAACACAGATATATCTATTTTGCCATTTCGCTTTGCCTTATTTTGTTGGGCGTTGGGGCCGCCTTCATAAACGGCATTCAGCTTGATATTCAGTTTAAGGGCGGCACCATACTCAAATACACCTATTCCTCCGACATCAACGCCGAGCAGGCCGAAAAAATCGTTGAACAGGCGGTGGGAAGGACGGTCAACTGTCAACTGCAGTCTAACATGGCCCAGGATCATAAAATACTTATGGTCAGTCTGGCCAGTAACGAAGCGCTTTCCTCCCGGGAACAGGAAGCAGTCACTTCCGCCCTCACCCGGGCCTATCCCGATGCAAGTCTCGCCTTATCCGAGTCGCTAACGGTGGAGCCCTTCATCGGCAAGCATTTTTTTACCAATGGCATGATTGCCATTGCGCTATCCTTTCTGCTGATTCTCGTGTATGTGGGATGGCGGTTTAAAAACATCGGCGGGCTTTCTGCCGGTTCCATGGCCATTATCGCCTTGTTCCACGATGTGTTTATCGTCACCGCGGTCTTTATCATCTTCAAAATCCCCTTAAACGACTCGTTTATTGCCGCCATCCTGACCATCATTGGTTTTTCCATCAATGATACCATTGTTATCTATGACCGCATCCGGGAAAATGAGCGTCTTTTGGGAAGAAAGACCCCGGCAGAGGAGCTGGTTGACATCAGTATCAATCAATCCATGAGCCGCTCCATCAATACCAATATTGCCGTTTTTATGAGCATTGCCGTTATCTATGTCTTCGCGCAGGTTTATGATATCGGATCGATCAGAGCATTTGCGCTGCCCATGATGTTTGGCACGATTTCCGGCTGTTACTCCACTATCTGTATTGCCGGGCCGCTATGGACCATGTGGCAGCATCATAAAAAAACAAAAATAAGGGTGAAATCTGCTGAAGCATAAATATAGCCTCCCAAGGTCTAAAAAAGAATGATATGCTCCCCCTAAAGCAGATGGATAAACAAGCACCGACCGGGGCAAGGGACACAGGGAGGTCCCTTGTCCTCTTATTTATAGGCCTCCTGAAGTGCCCGCTATACGATACCGGCAGTTTAGGCTGGGCAACCGGGGCTTGTTAGGACTGCTCCCTGCAAGCCCTCGCCTTTAGGCGTGGGTGGTTGACAAAATAGAATAAGAGGATTTAAACAAAAAAACATGGTAAAATATAATAAAAGTGTTATCGGGTGTTAAGTACGGGTTCACCTGAGGAATCCCAAAGGAGTGGGACAGATGAGAGTATTACTGGTGTATCCAAAGTATCCGGACAGCTTCTGGAGCTTCAAATCTTTGTCGGCATCGAGACCCCCAGCGAGGAGAGCCTCAAGGAGTGCAACAAGTTCAACAATATCAACCGCAACCTGATTGCTTCAGTGAAGACTATCCAGAACAACGGGATGGAGGTCAGCGCTGGCTTCATCGTCGGATTTGACAGCGACACCCCATCCATTTTTGAGCGACAAATCAACTTCATCAAACAGAGCGGCATCATCAACGCCATGGTGGGGTTACTGAGCGCTCCCAGTGGGACGCGGCTATTTGAGCGCCTGAAACAGGAGAATCGGCTGCTGTCCGGTTTTACAGGTAACAACACCGACTTTTCTTCTTTGAACTTCATCCCAAAAATGAACCCCCAGAAGCTGCTGGAGGGCTACAAGAGTATCATCACCTCTATCTACGATCCGGCTGCCTTCTACGAGCGGATATACAAATTTTTCAGGGAATTCAAGCCGATTAAGCGGAAACGTGCCGAACGCTTCCAACTGATTTACATCAAGGCCCTGCTGCAGGCGATGTTCTACCTGGGCATACTGGAGAAGGGCCGGCGTCACTACTGGAAGCTCCTGATCAAAACCACCTTCCGTTACCCGCGCTTCCTACCGGAAGCGGTGAGCTTTTCCATCAAAGGCTTCCACTACCGCAAGATGTTCAGGCAGATGGCGCGTCTGGAGGGAGAGGTCTAAGATGGACCCTGCGGTAGGATCTGCCCCTCCAGTTATGAATTCGCCTGTCCGTTTGCGAAGGGCATCCTGGGTGGCAGCCGGTTTATGGGGGACGTAAGCGGCAGCGACAAGCACTTCTCCTTCTCCATTCCGGCAAGGGAAAAGTCCGCAAAGATGCACTTGTTTGAAAGCGTTATCACTATAAGTACTTGTCAATATATTCCTTCATCTCCAGTACAGTATTGAATTTTAAGGAAGTAGCTATTATTTTAGCGGTACCTGTGGCTACAGGATCTTTGTCTTTGTGGTAGTCAAACTTACAAGTACGCCAAATACCGTCTCTACCTATTCCCCAATATATAGTTGAGCTCCTTTCCGGTTTCATATTGAAATGCGAAAGAAGTTTACGTATATCTCCCTGACAGAATCGTATAGGCATTTTTATAAACCCAACACTTTCTTAATTGAATCCCTATCTCCATGGTATCTTAGAAGTTTAAGCAAAAACAATTGTTTTTGCTCTGACTCAACTTTTGAAAACATATCTATTTTATCAACATAAATAGTAAGAAATTCTAGAACGCTATCAAGTAGATTATTAATAGCAGCTTCTAATGTAGGACCTTCACCATAAAGGTCAATTTCCGGAAGAGAAACAGTATGAATTTCAATTTCTTCATCAAATTCTATTTCTGGTTTAAAAATTAAATTAGACATAAGTTTGTCGAGGTAGGAAGTTTTAATGTGTGATACCATTTCGTTCTCATTATTTGCATTGAATGTTATTACTTCAATTCCTTTTAGAGCGATATTGTTAAGTTCGGAATAGCGCTTCTTTGTATCTCGAATATTGAACTTGGGTATTGCTAATGACATTTTATTTACACCCTCTCTAGACTCCATCATAATATCCTCACTTTCAAGTTTATAACATGTAGCCATCGTGGTCAAGGGGGCTACCGTGGTCATGGTGACCTGTTATAGTATACGTTGAGAAGTAAAGGATAATTCAAGAAAGTTTTAAAAGTTGGGGAACATCCCTAACCAAGCATACTGCTACGGGTACGAGTAGATCTTCAACCACTGAAAAAGAAAATGGCGTCTTACAGTATTAAATGTCAGGAAGGAGCGATAGGTTATGAACATAAAAAAAGAACTGGAAAGCCTGCCATTTGAAAAGAGCAACATGCAATTTTGCAATGTGGATGTTGACCTGGAAAAGGTTCGGGCAATTATGGTTAACGAGGTGGTTCCCGCAGATCCAAAGCAGGATTTTTACGGTGATGACAATGCGGCATATTTAGAAACCACCATCCCCCTGTTTCAGAAAGCGGGTATCCATGTAAATTCCATATCTGATATTCTGAATTTAGGAGTCTATATCACCAATGCCGTCAAGGTTCCCAAAACGGAATATACAATCAGCAAAGCGCTGATTGAAGAAAGTTTGCCGTTTCTCGAAAAAGAGCTGTCGCTGTTTCCTGATGTTAAAGTGATCATGCTCATGGGAGATGTGGCAAAAAAGGCATTTAACATGATTAGTAAAAAGGTAACAAGAAAGAATGCCGTTCCCGGGGTGTCCACATACAAACTGCGGAACAGTGAAATCTACCATGAAGGTATCCGTATCATGCCGTCCTACATTATGACGGGACAAAACATTTTGATTGAGAAGTCAAAATTTGAAATGGTCGCCGAAGATATTTTTGTTATGGTAAAAATGATTCAGCAATAGTGAAGCAAACTCCCTGGAAAGCTTGACATATGTTGTCAGGCTTTCTATTGTATAGTGGGTATATACGGGGATCTGCTGGCGCTTCATTAAAGAAGCGCTATTTTTTGTGGAGTGATTGAATTTTGGAAGTGGCCGTCGGCATCTACTTCGGCCGTCGGAGCAGTTTCGCTGGATGTATATCAAGTCGGAATTTCTTCTGCCCCAAGCGCCTGACCTTTCACCCTGCCAACATCTGTTACAAAACCCTAAAACCCGCCCTGGCGCTGGACAAAAGCCTCGATCGACTATTCTTTTTTGGGTCATATGACAATATTGTCATATGACACCCTTGTCACATGAGAGATCTTATGCTATTTTAGTGTCAATGGGGGATGATAGCATGCCAAAGGATACTTTTAATAATTTAAACGAAGACAAGAAACAAAAAATCTTTGATGCAGCCGTGAAAGAGTTTTCCACCAAGCGTTTCAGTGAGGCGTCGATTAACCAGATTGTCAAGACGGCGGGAATACCGCGGGGAAGTTATTATCAATATTTTGAAAACAAAGAGGATATTTATCTCTATATGTTTGAGCGGATTAGTAAGGAAAAAAGAGAGATTACCCTGCATTCGGAAAACATCGATACGGATGCGGACTTTTTTGAAATTTGCCTTGAGTCAACAAAAGCCACATTGGAATGGGCTCAGCATCACCCTGAGTACCTGAGGATAAGCATATATATGGAAATTGATGACAGTGAATTCGTTACCAAACTGCGGGCGTCTTTCATTGAAAAAATTGTGGAATTTATCGAACGGGATAAGGAACGAGGCCTGATAAAGCAGGAAACAGATTCCTATCTGGCTGCGGAAATGGTTTACGCACTTATTTGGAAACAGAGCTGCATGTTCATATCAAATAA
This genomic interval from Pelotomaculum schinkii contains the following:
- a CDS encoding MerR family transcriptional regulator, translating into MLINEVSKATNLTKKAIEYYTNQGLVFPEILENGYKYFSEKDVELLKKISVFRKIGIGIDDIKAILADEKGNVLQKISVQKELRVQREKAKQAILDQLSIGKSFAEIETALNAIEQNETVTDKLLEAFPGYYGRFICLHFAQFLNGPISTPQQQAAYKEITEFLDEAPALTFPKELQDFLVESTQHISAENIREMNEQTKRSIENLEQFLSENKEMLTWYLEYKKSDEYKNSPAFKIQEMLKEFNNTSGYYDVFIPAMKKLSDSYGKYCQQLEIANEKLLSEYPEITKLNN
- a CDS encoding MerR family transcriptional regulator; this translates as MLTIGQFSRISRVSAKTLRYYDQIGLLKPGFVSKDSGYRYYEVSQLRDMLLISRLKRYRFSLPEISAVLARRDNGHLAKLLQAKKEEFLRQINDQQHILLQIEQDIEKIERRENIMQANYLVKTVEMQPKTIYSLRRKMSIRDLAEAFGTLCAGLEKSRLKPAGPFLSIYHDEEFNRDCTDIEVGVELSGGSGEHVRTLAPGLCCFATHIGPYDDFTSCYTALIEWIEKEGYTVSGPPFELYIKGYNDNISSGEYVTEIYFPIKK
- the secD gene encoding protein translocase subunit SecD, with the protein product MNSKRVFFITVLLTAALFCLSIFGLKIGNFWIKGADQMRYGIDIRGGVEATYEPKDLGRAPTENELEAIRTIIETRMDAKNITDRDVTVDKGNGKVIVRFPWKSDETNFDPQKAVSELGETAKLTFRDPDGNVIMEGTDVTKSSAQLSQSDSQPAVALTLSARGADKFAQATGRLIGQNIDIYMDEALISTAIVQTQITGGNAEITHLESLQAATLLANRINSGSLPYSLIVKNCNIISPTLGSNALAVMVMAGKVAFALVCLFMLIYYRLPGLVACIALTLQVTGQLLALSVPQFTLTLPGIAGLILSIGMGVDANIIISERIKEELNGGKTVLRAIETGFKRAFSAVFDGNVTVVIVAIILIIFGSGSMLSFGYTLLCGVIMNFVAGVTASRLMIRSLSNFKALRQPQYFGAKGVVQ
- the secF gene encoding protein translocase subunit SecF; translated protein: MIRFYKHRYIYFAISLCLILLGVGAAFINGIQLDIQFKGGTILKYTYSSDINAEQAEKIVEQAVGRTVNCQLQSNMAQDHKILMVSLASNEALSSREQEAVTSALTRAYPDASLALSESLTVEPFIGKHFFTNGMIAIALSFLLILVYVGWRFKNIGGLSAGSMAIIALFHDVFIVTAVFIIFKIPLNDSFIAAILTIIGFSINDTIVIYDRIRENERLLGRKTPAEELVDISINQSMSRSINTNIAVFMSIAVIYVFAQVYDIGSIRAFALPMMFGTISGCYSTICIAGPLWTMWQHHKKTKIRVKSAEA
- a CDS encoding DUF4070 domain-containing protein, which codes for MLSTGSPEESQRSGTDESITGVSKVSGQLLELQIFVGIETPSEESLKECNKFNNINRNLIASVKTIQNNGMEVSAGFIVGFDSDTPSIFERQINFIKQSGIINAMVGLLSAPSGTRLFERLKQENRLLSGFTGNNTDFSSLNFIPKMNPQKLLEGYKSIITSIYDPAAFYERIYKFFREFKPIKRKRAERFQLIYIKALLQAMFYLGILEKGRRHYWKLLIKTTFRYPRFLPEAVSFSIKGFHYRKMFRQMARLEGEV
- a CDS encoding uracil-DNA glycosylase family protein, encoding MNIKKELESLPFEKSNMQFCNVDVDLEKVRAIMVNEVVPADPKQDFYGDDNAAYLETTIPLFQKAGIHVNSISDILNLGVYITNAVKVPKTEYTISKALIEESLPFLEKELSLFPDVKVIMLMGDVAKKAFNMISKKVTRKNAVPGVSTYKLRNSEIYHEGIRIMPSYIMTGQNILIEKSKFEMVAEDIFVMVKMIQQ
- a CDS encoding TetR/AcrR family transcriptional regulator, whose translation is MPKDTFNNLNEDKKQKIFDAAVKEFSTKRFSEASINQIVKTAGIPRGSYYQYFENKEDIYLYMFERISKEKREITLHSENIDTDADFFEICLESTKATLEWAQHHPEYLRISIYMEIDDSEFVTKLRASFIEKIVEFIERDKERGLIKQETDSYLAAEMVYALIWKQSCMFISNKEKFIKRLSDGIKIIREGIGK